The window GTGATCTACGTCCGGCAGCAGACCCAGCGACGGCGCGGAGTCCTCTACGACGACGAGACCAAGAACCGCCGCCATCGTGCCCTGCCGCTCCCGGCGATGTGCATCCCGCCGCTGCGCTGGCATCGGATGCGCCAGGCGGCCGCGAAGCAGCGTGCGGGGGAGTCCTGGGAGGAGAACGGCCACGTCTTCACCACCCGCACCGGTCGCCCGGTCGAGCCGCGCAACGTGTACCGCTCCTTCACCCGCGTCGCCGACTCCGCCGGCCTCCGCGTCGTCCGGCTGCACGATGCCCGGCACGGCTGCGCGACGCTCCTCACCGCGGCCGGGGTCGCGCCCCGTGTCGTGATGGCGATCCTCGGGCACAGCCAGATCAGCATCACCATGGACGTCTACACGCACGTCGTCCACGACACGCAGCGCGAGGCCATCAGCCACATGGACCGGCTGCTCAAAAGGCGCCCCGGCCCTGAGTGACCGCCCTCGTTGATGTCAAAAACTGATGTCAAAGGCCCCGGACCATGATCGGTCCGGGGCCTTTTGCCTGGTGCCCCCGGCAGGATTCGAACCTGCGACACCCGCTTTAGGAGAGCGGTGCTCTATCCCCTGAGCTACGAAGGCGAGGATCTGCCGCTGACGGCAGTCCAGGACAGGGTAGCGGATGGGGCGCAGGGGTGATGGAGGCAGGCGGGCGGTGCGTTCGGTGAAGGTGCCGACGGGGGCACGCACCGGGTGGCGAGCGGGGTGTCTTGACGGGGCATGGGGGCGGGCATAGCGTCACGAAAGTACTGAGCAAGCGCTTAGAGGGGTCGTTCGTGCCGCATACCGACCCGATCCCCGCCGACCCGGCCCCCGACGCCGGTGACCTGTCCGCCGCCGACCGCGTCGAGGCGGCGCTGACCGGACCCGGAGCCCCGTTCGCCGTCGTGCGGTTGCAGGACGGCCCGCAGGCCGGGGCGCTCGTGTACGCGGACGGTCCCAGAACCCTCCGCGAATTCGTGGAGACCACCTGGGCCTTCGGGGAGCAGCCGTTCCTGATCGCCGCCGAACGCAGCTACTCGTACGCGGAGTTCTTCGCCGCCGCGTCCGCGCTGGCGTGCCGGCTGACCGAGGTGTACGGGCTCCGCCCCGGCGACCGGGCCGTCGTCGCGATGCGTAACCACCCCGAGTGGCAGATCGCCTTCTGGGCCGCGCAGCTGGCCGGTCTCGTCGCCGTGCCGCTCAACGCCTGGTGGACCGAGGACGAGTTCACGTACGCGCTCGACGACTGCGGACCCAGGGTGCTGCTGGTGGACGGGGAGCGGCTGCCGCGTGTCTCCGCGTGGGCGGAGAAGACCGAGGCGCGCGTGGTCGTCTTCCACCACTGGGACGGCGAGGTTCCGCAGGGGGCCGAGCGATACGAGGACCTGCCCGCGCCCGACCCGCTCGCCGCACCGCCCGAGGTCGAGATCCGCCCCGAGGACGATGCGACGATCATCTACACCTCGGGCACCACCGGGCAGCCCAAGGGCGCCGTCGCCACCCACCTGGCCCAGGTGGGCGCCGCACTCAACCCGCGGTACCACGCGACCGCTTCCGCTCTCCGCCGCGGGATCATTCCGGGGCAGGGGCCCGCACCGGTCACCCTGATGACCTTTCCGTTCTTCCATGTCGCCGCGTTCACCTCCTTCTACGCGGCGATGGCGGCGGGCGGTGCGCTCGTGCTCATGCGGAAGTGGAACGACGAGGAGGCGCTGCGGCTGATCCGGGAGCACGGCGTCACGCACTACGCCGGCGTCCCGGCCACCGCCCTCCAGCTGCTCGCCGCCGCAGAGCGGGCGGGCGACGAGCTGGCGAGCCTCCAGATGCTGAACACCGGCGGGGCGGCCGCTCCGCCCGACCTGGTGGCGCAGCTCACCGCCCGCTACGGCGAGCGGATCGAGCCGCGCAACGGCTACGGCCTGACCGAGACCTGTGGCGGCGTCCTGGCGAACTTCGGCGCCGACTACCGGTTGCACCCGGGCAGCGTCGGCCGGCCGACCCCCACCACCGAGGTGCGGATCGCCGGTCCGGCGGGTGAGGCACTGCCCGAGGGCGAGGTCGGCGAGCTGTGGCTGCGCGGCCAGTCACTGGTCCGCGGCTACTGGAACGACGAGGCGGCGACGGCCGAGGCGTTCACGGACGGATGGTTCCGGACCGGCGATCTTGCGCTGGTGCGTGACGGGCGGGTCGACGTCGTGGACCGGCTCAAGGACATGGTGATCCGCGGCGGTGAGAACGTGTACTGCGTGGAGGTCGAGGCCGTGCTCCACGATCACCCGGACGTCGAGGACGCGGCGGTGCTGGGCGTGGCGCACCCGGTCCTCGGCGAGGAGGTCGCCGCAGTCGTCCGGCTTCGGCCCGGCGCCACCGTCACGGCCGACGAGTTGCGGGCGCACGTCGGGCGCACCCTGGCCGCGTTCAAGGTCCCGGCCCATGTCCTCGTACGCGAGGAACCGCTTCCGCGGAACCCGACCGGGAAGATCCTCAAGCGTGAGCTGCGCGGGCCGGTCGACGACGAGGTGCGGGGGAGGGGAACGAAGAGCGGGTAGCAGGGGAGGGGTGTGATCAGGAGCGGGTGATGCGGACCCGGTAGTTGCCCTTGGAGTCCTTGTCGACCACCGATATGCGTATCCCGTCGGCGGCGTCCGTGAACGTCTGGCCGGGCTGGAACGGGGCGTCCGACAGCTCGGCCTGCACATTGGGAGACCGTGTGCAGCCTCTGCTGCCCTTGGTGCTGTCCGCGACGGACACCGGCCCCAGGCCGGTGTCCACGTCGGAGCGCACCTTGTAGATGAGTACGCCGGGCCTGCAGACCGCCCTGTCGTTGCCCGCCTGGGTCCGTACCTCCACCGCGTAGCCCGACTCCGCGCTGAGTGGCACGAAGGCCAGCTTCAGACCGCCCCGGGTGGCCAGCGGCCCGAGGATGCGGTCCGTGGTGCCGGGTTTGGAGGCGCAGCTGATCTGGTTGCTGTCGAGCCAGCCGAGCTTCCACTTGTGCCAGCCGAGCAGATCGTTGTTGGCCCCCCAGTCCTCGGACATGATGTCCCAGTGCCCGACCGAGCCGCCGCCCTCCATGGTGTAGAGGTCGGGCAGGCCGAAGACATGGCTGTTCTCGTGCGGCAGGACGCGGTAGCCGGTCTGCGCGTACGACCCGGAGCCGTCGTCCTGTCGGCTGTAGATGAAGGACGTGTTGGCGAGCGGGACGCCGTCCGCGAGCGGGGCGTCGGCATTGCCTGAAAAGGTCACGGACAGAACGGTGTCCAGTGCGGAGGGTCCGGCGTTCGGTGTGACCAGGACATTGACCAGGTCGTACTCCCTGAAGTCCACCTTCTGGTCGGCTACGGCCACGATGTCCTGGACCAGACGGCGGTAGCCCGGCTCGTACGGTGAGCCGCGCTCTATCCCGTACGCCGAGAACGGCAGCGGCATCCGCAGCCAGCTCTTCACGGGGGCTTCGGGCCGGTAGACGAGCCGGCCGTACGAACTGGTCCGGAACCAGGCGGTGGTCTGCGGGAAGAATTCGGCGAGCCGGTCCATCGCCGACCCGAGTCCCGGTGCGTCCGGGAAGTCGATCATCAGGTTGAGCGCGTGCACCTCGCCGGTGGACCGGGAGTAGCCGGCCGGGGTCGGCATGCCCTCCGACATCTGCACGCCCATCGTCGCGGATATCCGGCACGGTCCGAGCCCTGCCTCGTCAGCGGTGGCCACAGGTCCCGCGGAGGCGTGGCCGGAGAGCGAGAGCGTGCTGCTGGCCGAGGCTGTGGCGGCGATGACCAGAGTGGTTGCCCCGGCGAGTGCGAGGGTGCGGCGGCGGCTGGGTATCCGGCGGCGGGGCTGCTGCATAGAGTCGCCTTCCGGGGTCCGCGGCAGCCGACGGGCCCTGGCTGCGCTCTGCTGATCACCCTCTGGCGGGCGGTGCGTGGCCGCGCGTTGGGTGCGCCGATCGGTGGATTCTCCGTTCGACAAATGTGACTCAGGTCACATCGGGCAGGGGAAATAACCGGGGATCGATTCCCCGTTTGAACTCGTGTCCCCGCGAAACGGGGAGGCGCTCCCCGGTTGTACGCATCCGGGTCGCCGCAAGGGCCAGCAGGAGCAGCAAAGAGCCGGAAGGGAAGGGCTGCCGTCGTGGAGACCGTCACTCGCATCGCCGCCGACATCGACATCGACACCGGGACGGCGCCGCGCCGCACGCCCCGCCCGCGGGCGGACGCGCTGCGCAACCGGGAGCGGATCGTGGCGGCGGCGCGCGAGATGTTCGTCGAGTTCGGGCCGGACGTGCCGCTCGACGAGGTCGCCCGCCGCGCAGGCGTCGGCAACGCCACGCTCTACCGGAACTTCCCCGACCGGGCCGCGCTGACCCATGAGGTCGTTCTCTCGGTCACCTCCCGCACCACCGACCGTGCGGACGAGGCGGCGGCCGAGGAGGCCGACCCCTTCGCTGCGCTCAGCCGCTTCGTCCACGCGGCGGCCGACGAACGCGTCGGGGCGCTCTGCCCGATGCTGTCCGGCGGCTTCGACAAGGACCATCCCGAACTGCTCGCCGAGCGTCGCCGCCTCGAAGAGGCCGTCGAAGGGCTCGTGGCGCGCGCCATGTCCGCGGGGCGCCTGCGTACCGACATCGCCGTCGGTGACGTACTGGTCGGCCTCTCCCAGCTCACCCGGCCGTTGCCAGGCACCGCGTGTCTGGACATCGACCGGTTCACCCACCGTCATATCCAGCTGTTCCTGGACGGCCTGGAGGCTCCGGCCCGGTCCGAACTGCCCGGTACGGCGGCAACCTTGGAGGATCTGCGGCGCCGGCCATGAGGCCCGCGCCGGGCTGCTGAAGCAGACGCCGTCCGGCTGCGTGTCCGACGCGCCCTCACCACCCCCATCTCACGACCGACCTCACGTCCACTCCCACTTCTTCCAGCTCTCTCCCTTCGCACTTTTCACCCTCACCGTTCACAGGCCGGGACGTTCTGCGTTCACGGTCACGGTTCACGACCCTTCGCGTCCACGCGCGTCCTTAGGTGGCTACTCCCATGTCGAAAACAGCTGATCCACGACTCCCTGACCCCAGCCGCTGGAAAGCGCTGGCTTTCATCGCACTTGCGCAGCTGATGGTCGTGCTCGACGCCACGATCGTGAATATCGCGCTGCCGCACGCACAGACGGCCCTGGGCATCACCGATGCCAACAAGCAGTGGGTCATCACGGCCTACGCCCTCGCCTTCGGCGGACTGCTGCTCTTCGGCGGCCGGATCGCCGACCTGTGGGGCCGTAAGCGCACCTTCGTCGTCGGCCTGATCGGCTTCGCGCTGGCCTCCGCGCTCGGTGGCGCGGCCCAGAACCAGGGCATGCTGTTCGGCTCGCGCGCGCTCCAGGGTGTCTTCGGTGCCCTGCTCGCCCCGGCCGCGCTCTCGCTGCTCGCCGTGATGTTCACCGATGCCAAGGAGCGTGCCAAGGCGTTCGGTATCTACGGTGCGATCGCCGGTGGCGGTGGCGCCGTCGGCCTGATCCTCGGCGGCTTCCTCACCCAGACGCTGAACTGGCGCTGGACGTTCTTCGTCAACATCCCGTTCGCCGTCATCGCGGCCGCGGGTGCGTACTTCGTGATCCGCGAGCCGGTCGGCAGCCGTAACCGCTCGTCGCTCGACATCCCGGGCGTGGTGCTCTCCGCGCTGGGTCTGGTCTCGCTGGTGTACGGATTCACCCGCGCCGAGTCCAGCGGCTGGTCGGACCCGCTGACCATCGGCACGTTCGTCGCGGCCGGTGTGCTGCTCCTGTCGTTCGTCCTGACCGAGGCCCGGGTCAAGTCGCCGCTGCTGCCGCTGCGCGTCGTGATGGACCGCAACCGCGGCGGTGTCTACCTCTCGCTGGGGCTGGCCATCATCGCGATGTTCGGGCTGTTCCTCTTCCTGACGTACTACCTGCAGGTCGTGAGGGGGTACTCGCCGATCCGGACGGGGTTCGCCTTCCTCCCGATGATCGCGGGCATGATCACCGGTTCGACGCAGATCGGCGCCCGGCTGATGACGCGGGTCGCGGCCCGCAAGCTGATGGGTCCGGGCTTCCTGGCCGCCGCCGTCGGCATGCTGCTGCTGACGCAGCTGGAGATCGGTTCCTCCTACCCGGCGCTCATCCTGCCGGCGCAGCTCCTGCTGGGTCTGGGCATGGGTACGGCGTTCATGCCGGCCATGTCGCTGGCCACGCACGGGGTCGAGCCGCGGGACTCGGGTGTGGCGTCCGCGATGGTCAACACCTCGCAGCAGGTGGGCGGCGCGATCGGTACGGCGCTGCTGAACACGATCGCCGCCTCGGCCGCCACGGCGTACGCCACCTCGCACGCCGCACTGGCCGCCACGGACCCGAAGCTGCTGAAGCTCCAGGCGATGGTGCACGGCTTCACCGGAGCCATCTGGTGGGCGGTCGGCATCCTGGTGGTGGCGTCCGCGATCGCGGTGACGTTCATCAACGCCGGACGTCCTTCGGCGACCGCGGTGAACTCGGGCTCCGGCTCGGGGGATGCCGACGGGGTCGAGGACGAGTTCAAGGTCCCGGTCGTCGCGCACTGACGAGGGCGCGGCGTGGAGTCACATGAAGTGACGTGAACAGGGGTCTGCCCCGGTTCCGCTCGGCGGAGCCGGGGCAGACCCGCGTCGGTGCGCGGTGCGTCGGCAGAACACCCGGCTAGCGCAGCCAGGGCAGGTCCGCGCCCGTGCCGTCCGGCTCCAGTCCGGTGGCGATGACCTGCATGATCTCGCCGAACGAGCGCACCTGCTCGGGGGTGAGCCGGTCGAACATCGCCTGGCGTACGGCACGCACATGACCCGGCGCGGACCGGTGGAGCATCTCGTAACCCTCGTCGGTGAGGACCGCGTTCTGTCCGCGCTTGTCGGAAGGGCAGTCCTCCCGACGCACCCAGCCGTTGCGTTCCAGCCGGGCGATGGCGTGCGAGAGCCGGGAGCGGGTGATCTTGACGTCCTTGGCCAGCTGGGTCATCCGCATCTGACGCCGGGGCGCCTGGGAGAGCTGGACGAGCAGTCCGTAGTAGATGTGCGGCATGCCGGCGTCGCGCTGCAACTGGCGGTCGAGATGGTCCTCCAGGAGCGTGGTGGCCTGGAGATAGGCGCGCCAGACGCTCTGCTCTTCGTCGGAGAGCCAGCGGGGTCCGCCGGTGGATGCCATGGTCATGTACTCCACTGTACGACCTTTTCTTGAAAGTTGAACTAGATAAGGCTAAGGTCTCCGTAGCTGGGAACTTGAAGCTTCAAGAAACTGCAGCTTCGGAGCTTCGGAACTTCGAGGGCCCCGTAGATGATCTGTCTTCAGTAGCAGTGGATGGGGAGTGCCATGACTGTCACCGCGGGGCGGATGCCCGCCCTCTATCTCTCCCACGGTGCGCCGCCGCTGGCCGACGACCCGGTGTGGCCCGGCCAGCTGGCCGCATGGTCCGCCGACCTGCCCTGTCCCGCCGCGATCCTCATGGTCTCCGCCCACTGGGAGGAGGCCCCGCTCGCCCTGGGCGCGACCGAGACCGTCCCGCTCGTCTACGACTTCTGGGGCTTCCCCGAGCACTACTACCAGGTGCGGTACGCGGCCCCGGGCGCCCCGCAGCTGGCGGAGGACGTACGCAAACTGCTGCGCGGCGCCGGCACACCGGTCCAGGACATCCCGGACCGCGGGCTCGACCACGGGGCATACGTCCCGCTGGTGGAGATGTTCCCGGGCGCCGACATCCCCGTACTCCAGATCTCCTTGCCCACGCTGGACCCGCAGAAGCTGATGGACATCGGGCGCAAGCTCGCGCCGCTGCGCGACGAGGGCGTACTGATCGTCGGCAGCGGCTTCTTCACCCACAACCTCGCCGCACTGCGGCACACGGGTGGCGGCAACCCCGGCTGGTCCGTGGAGTTCGACGACTGGGGACACCGGGCGCTGCAGGCACAGGACATCGACGCGCTGCTCGACTTCGAGAACAAGTCCCCGGCCGGCCGGCTGGCCCATCCGCGTATCGAGCACTTCGCGCCGCTCTTCGTGACGCTCGGCGCCTCGGAGGGCGAGCTCGACCAGGGGCGCAGCGTCATCGACGGGTTCTGGATGGGGCTCGCGAAGCGGTCGGTGCAGTTCGGCTGAGTGGTCAGAGGGCCGGCGGGTTCAGCTCGATCGAGCGGAGCGCGGCGGCCAGGGCCGTCGAGTCCCCGACGTCCAGTGCGGTGTCGGTGAACTTGATCGTGTGGTCGTCGCCGTGCGCCGCCGCCCGCGCGAAGATCTCGTCCGCGGAAGCTGGCGACGGCGATGCGGTGCCGGGGACGGGGTCGGCCGGGCTGTACGCGGCGGTGACCGCGGCGCTCGCGGCCCAGGCCGCGGCCAGGCTCCGGTGCCACAGGTCACGGGGGAGAGCGGGCAGCGTACGCAGCACGGCGTTGGGGGCGGTCGCGGCGTGCACCAGCATGATCGGTTCGCCATGGCCGTGGGTGGCGTAGCGGTGGGTTGCGGCCCTGACCAGCTCCGCCAGCCGGGCGCGCGCCACGTCCGGGTCGTCCGCGAACTGCTGCGGCCACAGTGGGAACGCGGTGAGCTGTGCCAGCCGGTCGCGGATCCCGCCGCTCTGGTCGGCCACCGGCGGTACGGAGTCCAGCGCGGCCGCGGCGCTCGGCGCGGGCACGGGCGAGGCCGGTGGCTGCAGCGCGGGCAGTGGCTGATGGCGGGCGGCCCAGTAGCCGAGGCCGTGTGCGAGCTCGGCGATCCGGGGCGCGTTCGCTTCCCCGTCGAGCAGGGTGCGTACGGCGTGGCCCACCCGGATCACAGGGTGGGTGGCGCCCGCGGCGATGCCCGGCAGCAGCCGCGGCCACCACTCGGTGAGGACGTCCTGCCAGGGGCGCTCGGCAGTCTCCTGCTCGAAGTACATCGTCCAGTCGGCGATCCTGCGCGGGTCGCCCAGGGCCTCGTGCCAGTTCTTCGCGGTGACCCGGGCCGCGGGGGTCGGCATGTCCTCCAGCTTGTGGCTGTAGTGGTCGAGCCAACGGTGGACGGCCGGTGCCTGACCGTGCCGTACGAGCGCCTCGACGGCCATCGGGCCGTGGTTGCTCAGCCAGCCGTTCCGCTCGGGACCTGCGGCGTGCAGCCGCTCCAGCGCCTCGTCGAGCGTGCCGGTGGGGTCGACCGGTGCCGTGCCCGGTGTGCCTGTGAGGTCTGTCCTGCCTGTCGTGTCGGTCATGCCGGAACACGCTAGGCGCGGGGACCGTCGCCCGTAACGGGCTGCGGACCTACGCCGCGACCCCGCCGGGGCCTAGGTCTTCGGGCCCAGAGGCCTCTCGTACCAGGCCACGTCCCAGTACCTGCCGAACTTCCGGCCCACCTCGGCGTACGTACCGACATGGCGGAAGCCGAAACGCTTGTGCAACCGCACCGAGGCGTCGTTGGGCAGGGCGATGCCCGCGTACGCGCGATGGAGATCCTCGTCTGCGAGGGCCTCGAAGAGCGACTCGTACAGGAGCGTGCCGATGCCCTGGCCGGCGGCCTGTGGCGTGCAGTACACGCTCACCTCCACCGACGTGGCGTACGCCGCTTTGGGGCGGAAGGCACTGCTGGTCGCGTAGCCCAGGACCGATGCGGGGCCGACAATGCGGACATCCTGAGCAACCAGAAGACGGTGCGGACCGTCTTCAGGGTGAGAGAGCAGCCACGGCATCCGCTGTTCGGGTGTGAAGGGGACGGTGTCGAATGTGAGCGCAGTCTCACGAACGTAATGGTTGTAGACGTCGGTGAGGGCCGCCAAATCGCCCGCGACGCCTGGCCTGACCTGTACCTCTGTACGGAGTCCCGGCGTTTCCGGCATGAACCCTCCCCCCTCGGCGCGACAGGGTACTGCATGATCGCGAAAATGAATGCGAGGCAGGGGAATTCTGTCCGGATTCCAGTCGTTGTTTCCAAAGGATGCAGGGCACCCGAAAGGGTGTCGCGACCTACTCAGCAAGGGAGCACGCATGGCAACCCGTGCCGTCGCCCGTCGTTCGTCCACCACTGGTGGGAGCAGCCGGGCAAGCAGTGTTCGCGCCGTAGGCGGGGAAATCGCCGACCGCGACCTGGTCGGCATGTACCTGGACGAGATCGCGCGCACGCCGCTGCTCGACGCCGCCAAGGAGGTCGAGCTGTCCCAGGCCGTCGAGGCGGGCGTATTCGCCCGGCAGGTTCTCGACGGTGGGGTGGAGAGCAAAGCCGGTGGAGCGACGCGTGAGGAGCTGGAGGCGCTGGTCGCCGAGGGCGAGCGCGCCAAGGACATATTCATCCGTTCCAACCTTCGACTCGTGGTTGCTGTCGCCCGCCGCTATCCGCGGGCCGGGCTGCCCCTGCTCGACCTGATCCAGGAGGGGAACGCGGGCCTGGTGCGCGCGGTCGAGAAGTTCGACTACGCCAAGGGCTTCAAGTTCTCCACGTATGCGACGTGGTGGATCCGTCAGGCCATCACCCGTTCCATAGCCGACCAGTCCCGTACGATCCGGCTCCCTGTCCACCTGGTGGAGGAGCTCGGCCGGATCCGCCGTGTCCAGCGCGAGTTCAACCGTGAGCACGGGCGCGAGCCCGACCACGCGGAGATAGCCGCCGAGCTGGACTCCACGCCCACGCGCGTCGGCGACGTCCTGGACTGGGCCCGCGACCCCGTCAGCCTCAACATGTCCGTGGACGACGAGGGCGAGACCCAGTTCGGCGATCTGCTGGAGGACACCTCCGCGGTGTCGCCCGAGCAGTCCGTGATGACGCTGCTGCGCAGCGAGGAGCTGGAGGACCTGATCGGCAAGCTCGACAACCGCACCGCGTCGATCATCCGTATGCGGTACGGCATCGAGGACGGCCGTGAGCGGACCCTCACCGAGGTCGGCAAGCAGCACGGTCTGACGCGCGAGCGGATCCGGCAGATCGAGAAGCACGCACTGCTCGAACTGAAGCGAATGGCCCACGACACGGGTTTTGACGCTGCGGCGTGAGCCCGAGTCCAGTAGCCTCCGATATGAGCCGCTTCGTGCGGACCCCATGAGCTGAGTCCCGGCGCCCACCCCCCCTGGCGCCGGGGCTCATTTCTTTGCCGTCACGGTGCGGAGAGTGCGGCCGCACGCGTCAGCCGGGCGCCCAGGTCGCTCAGGAACTCCACCAGTTGCGCCGGCTGGTGCGCGGTGAACTCGCAGTCGACCAGCGCCAGTCGGAGCGCCACCCATTCCATCGAGTCCGCCATGACCGTACGGAGCCGGCAGCTGTGCTCGCCGGTCGGTTCCAGCGGACCGAACGCCGGGGGCAGCCGCGGGGACACGAATTCCGCCGGGGCCGCGAAGCTCACCTCGACCGCCAGCTCCGGCTGCCGGCGCCGGATGGAGTCCGTGAGGAAGGCCGCGGCGTCGCCCGTGGGCAGCTCGCGCGGGGTGAAGCGGGCCCCCGTGGCGAACGGCTCGCTCACCCGGTCGACGCGGAACGTACGCCATGCCTCGCGCCCCAGGTCGTACGCGACGAGGTACCACCGCCACCCCGTGCTCACCAGCCGGTAGGGCTCTGCCTCCCGTTTCGTCTCGGCGCCGTCCCCCGCCCGGTACGCGAACCGCAGCCGCTCCCGGCCGGTGACCGCCGCCGCCATCACCGTCAGCGTGTGCGGATCGATGGTCGAACCGTCACCGCGGGTCAGCGGCATGGTTGCGTTCTGCAGGGTCGAGACCCGGTGCCGCAGCCGGGACGGCAGCACCTGTTCCAGCTTCGCCAGGGCCCGTACGGATGCCTCGTCGACCCCCTCGATGGCATGCCCGGCCCCGGCCCGCAGCCCCACCGCGATCGCCACCGCCTCCTCGTCGTCCAGGAGCAGCGGCGGCATGGCGGCGCCCGCGACCAGCCGGTAGCCGCCGACCGAGCCTCGCGACGCCTCGACCGGATAGCCGAGGTCGCGGAGCCGGTCGATGTCGCGGCGGATGGTGCGCGGGCTGACGTCGAGCCGCTCGGCGAGCTCGCTGCCCGGCCACTCGCGCGGCGTCTGGAGGAGCGACAGCAGATTCAGCAGTCGTGCCGGGGTATCGGTCATGGATCCAGGGTGCCGGTCCATTGGGTCATGACCTGACCTAATGGGCGTTTAACTTCTTCAGATGACTTCTTCCGTATCGCTGCCGTCCACGGCGGCCGGTCCCACGGTGTCCTCGGACCCGTCGGACCGGCGCCGGTGGTTCGCGCTCGCCATCGTGATGACCGCGGCTTTCATGGACCTGGTCGACGTCACGATCGTCAACATCGCCATACCGAGCATCAAGCGCGACACAGGTGCCTCGTTCAGCTCGATCCAGTGGATCACTGCCGGATACGCCCTGGCCTTCGCGGCCGGTCTGATCACGGGCGGCCGGCTCGGCGACATCTACGGCCGCAAGCGGCTCTTCCTCATCGGTATCGGGGGCTTCACGCTGGCCTCCGCGCTCTGCGGCTTCGCCGCGAACCCGGAGATGCTGGTCGCCTCCCGCATCCTGCAGGGCGGCACCGCCGCGCTGATGGTCCCGCAGGTGCTGTCGATCGTGCACGCCACGTTCCCGGCGCACGAGCGCGGCAAGGTCTTCGGTCTCTTCGGCGCGATCGTCGGCCTCGGCGCGGTCTCGGGACCGCTGCTGGGCGCGCTGCTCACCGAGTGGAACATCGCGGGCCTGGAGTGGCGGCCGATCTTCCTGATCAACCTGCCGGTCGGCATCGCCGGACTGGTCCTGGGCCGGAAGTTCATCACTGAGTCCAAGGCCCCGAAGGCGCTCCGCCTCGACCTGGTCGGTGTCGCGCTGGTGACGCTGGGACTGCTGATGCTGCTCTACCCGCTGACCCGCGGCCGCGAGCTGGGCTGGCCGCTGTGGGGGTACATGTCGATGATCGGCAGTGTCCTGGTGTTCGCGGCCATGGTGCTGTTCGAGCGGGCGAAGGCGCGCAAGGACGGTTCGCCGCTCGTCGAGCTCTCGCTGTTCCGGGTCAAGAGCTTCGCGGCGGGCATCGCCGTGCAGCTGACCTTCGGGATCGGCCTCGGCATCTTCTTCCTGGTCTGGACGCTGTACATGCAGATGGGTCTCGGTTGGAGCGAGCTGCGGGCGGGCACGACCGGTATCCCGTTCTCGATCGCCGTCTCGTTCGCCGCCGGGATCTCCGTACAGAAGCTGGTGCCCCGGTTCGGCCGCAAGGTCCTCCAGGCGGGCGCGCTGCTGATGGTCGCCGGACTGCTGCTCTACATCTGGGAGTCCGACCGGTACGGCATGGGAATCGCCCCCTGGCAGATGGCTCTGCCGCTGGTCGTCATGGGGCTCGGTATGGGGCTGATCGTGGCCCCGCTGACGGACGCGGTGCTGTCCGAGGTGCCGAAGGAGCACTCCGGATCGGCGTCCGGGCTGATCAACACCGTGCAGCAGATGGGCAACGCGCTGGGGCTCGGACTCGTCTCGGTCGTCTTCTTCGGGTCGATCAGCGACAGGCTGGCGCCGCAGGCGATGGGCCCGGCGTTCGTCGAGGCGTTCCAGCACTCGCTGTGGTGGGTGGCCGGGGTGCTCGCGTTGATCTT is drawn from Streptomyces sp. NBC_01717 and contains these coding sequences:
- a CDS encoding questin oxidase family protein; amino-acid sequence: MTDTTGRTDLTGTPGTAPVDPTGTLDEALERLHAAGPERNGWLSNHGPMAVEALVRHGQAPAVHRWLDHYSHKLEDMPTPAARVTAKNWHEALGDPRRIADWTMYFEQETAERPWQDVLTEWWPRLLPGIAAGATHPVIRVGHAVRTLLDGEANAPRIAELAHGLGYWAARHQPLPALQPPASPVPAPSAAAALDSVPPVADQSGGIRDRLAQLTAFPLWPQQFADDPDVARARLAELVRAATHRYATHGHGEPIMLVHAATAPNAVLRTLPALPRDLWHRSLAAAWAASAAVTAAYSPADPVPGTASPSPASADEIFARAAAHGDDHTIKFTDTALDVGDSTALAAALRSIELNPPAL
- a CDS encoding GNAT family N-acetyltransferase; protein product: MPETPGLRTEVQVRPGVAGDLAALTDVYNHYVRETALTFDTVPFTPEQRMPWLLSHPEDGPHRLLVAQDVRIVGPASVLGYATSSAFRPKAAYATSVEVSVYCTPQAAGQGIGTLLYESLFEALADEDLHRAYAGIALPNDASVRLHKRFGFRHVGTYAEVGRKFGRYWDVAWYERPLGPKT
- a CDS encoding helix-turn-helix transcriptional regulator, producing the protein MTDTPARLLNLLSLLQTPREWPGSELAERLDVSPRTIRRDIDRLRDLGYPVEASRGSVGGYRLVAGAAMPPLLLDDEEAVAIAVGLRAGAGHAIEGVDEASVRALAKLEQVLPSRLRHRVSTLQNATMPLTRGDGSTIDPHTLTVMAAAVTGRERLRFAYRAGDGAETKREAEPYRLVSTGWRWYLVAYDLGREAWRTFRVDRVSEPFATGARFTPRELPTGDAAAFLTDSIRRRQPELAVEVSFAAPAEFVSPRLPPAFGPLEPTGEHSCRLRTVMADSMEWVALRLALVDCEFTAHQPAQLVEFLSDLGARLTRAAALSAP
- a CDS encoding MFS transporter yields the protein MTSSVSLPSTAAGPTVSSDPSDRRRWFALAIVMTAAFMDLVDVTIVNIAIPSIKRDTGASFSSIQWITAGYALAFAAGLITGGRLGDIYGRKRLFLIGIGGFTLASALCGFAANPEMLVASRILQGGTAALMVPQVLSIVHATFPAHERGKVFGLFGAIVGLGAVSGPLLGALLTEWNIAGLEWRPIFLINLPVGIAGLVLGRKFITESKAPKALRLDLVGVALVTLGLLMLLYPLTRGRELGWPLWGYMSMIGSVLVFAAMVLFERAKARKDGSPLVELSLFRVKSFAAGIAVQLTFGIGLGIFFLVWTLYMQMGLGWSELRAGTTGIPFSIAVSFAAGISVQKLVPRFGRKVLQAGALLMVAGLLLYIWESDRYGMGIAPWQMALPLVVMGLGMGLIVAPLTDAVLSEVPKEHSGSASGLINTVQQMGNALGLGLVSVVFFGSISDRLAPQAMGPAFVEAFQHSLWWVAGVLALIFLVMFALPARPRQHVEGGEGEGVQDADATPGEVVKEAALTR
- a CDS encoding sigma-70 family RNA polymerase sigma factor, with the protein product MATRAVARRSSTTGGSSRASSVRAVGGEIADRDLVGMYLDEIARTPLLDAAKEVELSQAVEAGVFARQVLDGGVESKAGGATREELEALVAEGERAKDIFIRSNLRLVVAVARRYPRAGLPLLDLIQEGNAGLVRAVEKFDYAKGFKFSTYATWWIRQAITRSIADQSRTIRLPVHLVEELGRIRRVQREFNREHGREPDHAEIAAELDSTPTRVGDVLDWARDPVSLNMSVDDEGETQFGDLLEDTSAVSPEQSVMTLLRSEELEDLIGKLDNRTASIIRMRYGIEDGRERTLTEVGKQHGLTRERIRQIEKHALLELKRMAHDTGFDAAA